A region of Myxococcus stipitatus DSM 14675 DNA encodes the following proteins:
- a CDS encoding TonB-dependent receptor — MRLALFTARPSARRAVLSRAPFSRALVAALTFFTWPALAGMNGSKPLASATVSVLALGQAPTQTQPTASGIAPAPVQAQEAAQPPVSEIAPTAPAQDLAQPPAAAQAQQPAPAAAQAQDPAQQPAAAAAQAQQPAAAQAQQDTDVAQPSDAAPSSEDEALMAESSAPPAGFTGIHGKVADEANGEGLIEATVKVVTGEQKQVLTDLDGNYRLALPPGKYDLRVFYDVYQGRRITGVVVTQGKATKLDVALGADVGAVQEVVVEARSDRRAEGALLQERKKAAAVSDAISAQEISRTPDSSASDAVKRVVSATVVDGRYVLLRGLGGRYSTTLLNGALLPSPEPDEPSVPLDLFPTSLLANLNVVKSYTADLPGSFGGGTLLIETNTYPSQFEFKPRITFGGDTETTGKARNAQRGGGAMEFLGFPGSQRRLPDAIPTGHALGDGNESLAEQERQWESFPNIWKARSKTALPNMGLSASLGDTLRFDNQRLGYLATINYGHKESTQNTQYNKAAFDLDGTFTSYDDAQAKLGVETANLSGLASIGYQLDRDNELTVFSLYTRGTDTRTTTSTGSDTLRGDRYEGSRLQFIVRQLSFNQVRGFHRVGVLGDAEIDWQANLSRVDRDEPDTRDTLYSDNLGNPSGAVSFPNQANSGERFFAELGETSGGGSVNLTVPFTDVRLKLGGLAQFSGRDFRARRFRYGIVPNMDVDRFLPPEQLFSPEYLGNGMRVQESTRPDSDAYDASLGVFAGYVTADVTPTEALRLVGGLRLEGSEQKLTALNQFTGVEQSNNQVSYLDWLPTFNAIYALTPTVNVRAGYSYTLARPTFRELAPFTFYDFVRRRNISGNPDLKQTRIHNVDARIEWFVGDNEVLAASAFYKRFQNPIERVINSVGAGDMNFENTAGADTYGIELEARTSLGRLTPSLQPVRVGANLTLIQSQIDLGNVQGLQTNSERPLQGQSPYVINVNVGYEHAPSGTEVALLYNVYGRRISEVGTDNLPDVYEQPFHRVDLAVTQQLTKATQLKLTASNILNSKVTLQQGDITLLQYRPGIAFSASLGLSL; from the coding sequence ATGCGGCTCGCGTTGTTTACAGCGCGACCGTCGGCAAGGAGAGCCGTGTTGTCTCGCGCACCCTTTTCGCGCGCCCTCGTGGCAGCGCTCACATTCTTCACCTGGCCCGCACTCGCGGGGATGAATGGCTCGAAGCCCCTGGCTTCCGCCACCGTCTCCGTGCTGGCCCTCGGTCAGGCTCCCACGCAGACGCAGCCGACGGCGTCTGGGATTGCTCCCGCGCCCGTGCAGGCACAGGAGGCGGCGCAGCCTCCGGTGTCTGAGATTGCTCCCACCGCACCCGCACAGGACCTTGCGCAACCGCCCGCCGCCGCACAGGCGCAGCAGCCCGCTCCCGCCGCAGCGCAGGCGCAGGACCCCGCGCAGCAGCCCGCTGCCGCTGCCGCACAGGCGCAGCAGCCCGCCGCCGCGCAGGCGCAGCAGGACACGGACGTGGCGCAGCCCTCGGACGCCGCGCCCTCCTCCGAGGACGAGGCCCTGATGGCCGAGTCCTCCGCGCCTCCCGCGGGCTTCACCGGCATCCACGGCAAGGTCGCCGACGAGGCCAACGGTGAGGGCCTCATCGAGGCCACCGTGAAGGTCGTCACGGGCGAGCAGAAGCAGGTGCTCACCGACCTGGACGGCAACTACCGCCTCGCGCTCCCGCCCGGCAAATACGACCTGCGCGTCTTCTACGACGTGTACCAGGGCCGCCGAATCACCGGCGTCGTCGTGACGCAGGGCAAGGCGACGAAGCTCGATGTCGCGCTCGGCGCGGACGTCGGCGCCGTGCAGGAGGTCGTCGTCGAGGCCCGCTCCGACCGCCGCGCCGAAGGCGCCCTCCTCCAGGAGCGCAAGAAGGCCGCCGCCGTCTCCGACGCCATCAGCGCCCAGGAGATCTCCCGCACCCCCGACTCCAGCGCCTCCGATGCCGTCAAGCGCGTCGTCAGCGCCACCGTCGTCGACGGCCGCTACGTGCTCCTGCGCGGACTCGGTGGCCGCTACAGCACCACGCTCCTCAACGGCGCGCTCCTGCCCAGCCCGGAGCCCGATGAGCCCAGCGTCCCGCTCGACCTGTTCCCCACCTCGCTCCTCGCCAACCTCAACGTGGTGAAGAGCTACACCGCCGACCTGCCCGGCTCCTTCGGCGGCGGCACCCTCCTCATCGAGACCAACACCTACCCCTCCCAGTTCGAGTTCAAGCCGCGCATCACCTTCGGCGGCGACACCGAGACCACGGGCAAGGCTCGCAACGCGCAGCGCGGCGGCGGCGCCATGGAGTTCCTCGGCTTCCCCGGCAGCCAGCGCCGCCTCCCCGACGCCATCCCCACCGGCCATGCGCTCGGCGATGGCAACGAGTCTCTCGCAGAGCAGGAGCGTCAGTGGGAATCCTTCCCCAACATCTGGAAGGCGCGCTCCAAGACGGCGCTCCCCAACATGGGCCTGAGCGCGTCGCTCGGCGACACGCTGCGCTTCGACAACCAGCGCCTGGGCTACCTGGCCACCATCAACTACGGCCACAAGGAGTCCACCCAGAACACCCAGTACAACAAGGCCGCGTTCGACCTGGACGGCACCTTCACCAGCTACGACGACGCCCAGGCGAAGCTCGGCGTGGAGACCGCCAACCTCAGCGGCCTCGCCAGCATCGGCTACCAGCTGGACCGCGACAACGAGCTGACCGTCTTCAGCCTCTACACCCGAGGCACCGACACCCGCACCACCACCAGCACCGGCAGCGACACGCTGCGCGGCGACCGCTACGAGGGCAGCCGCCTCCAGTTCATCGTCCGCCAGCTCTCCTTCAACCAGGTGCGCGGCTTCCACCGCGTGGGCGTCCTGGGCGACGCGGAGATCGACTGGCAGGCCAACCTCTCCCGCGTGGACCGCGACGAGCCGGACACCCGCGACACGCTCTACAGCGACAACCTGGGCAACCCCTCCGGCGCCGTCTCCTTCCCCAACCAGGCCAACAGCGGCGAGCGCTTCTTCGCCGAGCTGGGTGAGACGTCCGGCGGCGGCAGCGTCAACCTCACCGTCCCCTTCACCGACGTGCGCCTGAAGCTGGGCGGCCTCGCGCAGTTCTCCGGCCGCGACTTCCGCGCCCGCCGCTTCCGCTACGGCATCGTCCCCAACATGGACGTGGACCGCTTCCTCCCGCCCGAGCAGCTCTTCAGCCCCGAGTACCTGGGCAACGGCATGCGCGTGCAGGAGAGCACCCGCCCGGACTCGGATGCGTATGACGCGTCGCTGGGGGTCTTCGCCGGCTACGTCACCGCCGACGTCACCCCCACCGAGGCGCTCCGCCTGGTCGGCGGCCTGCGCCTGGAGGGCTCCGAGCAGAAGCTCACCGCGCTCAACCAGTTCACCGGCGTGGAGCAGTCCAACAACCAGGTCAGCTACCTGGACTGGCTGCCCACCTTCAATGCCATCTACGCGCTCACCCCCACCGTCAACGTGCGCGCGGGCTACAGCTACACGCTGGCGCGGCCCACCTTCCGCGAGCTGGCGCCCTTCACCTTCTACGACTTCGTGCGCCGCCGGAACATCTCCGGCAACCCGGACCTGAAGCAGACGCGCATCCACAACGTCGACGCGCGCATCGAGTGGTTCGTCGGCGACAACGAGGTGCTGGCCGCCAGCGCCTTCTACAAGCGCTTCCAGAACCCCATCGAGCGCGTCATCAACTCCGTGGGCGCCGGCGACATGAACTTCGAGAACACCGCGGGCGCGGACACCTACGGCATCGAGCTGGAGGCGCGCACCTCGCTGGGCCGCCTGACGCCCTCACTCCAGCCCGTGCGCGTGGGCGCCAACCTCACGCTCATCCAGTCGCAAATCGACCTGGGCAACGTGCAGGGCCTCCAGACCAACTCCGAGCGCCCGCTCCAGGGCCAGTCCCCCTACGTCATCAACGTCAACGTCGGCTACGAGCACGCGCCGAGCGGGACGGAAGTGGCGCTGCTCTACAACGTGTACGGCCGGCGCATCAGCGAGGTGGGCACCGACAACCTGCCGGACGTCTACGAGCAGCCGTTCCACCGCGTGGACCTGGCCGTCACCCAGCAGCTCACGAAGGCCACGCAGCTGAAGCTCACGGCCTCCAACATCCTCAACTCCAAGGTCACCCTCCAGCAGGGCGACATCACCCTTCTCCAATACCGCCCGGGCATCGCGTTCTCCGCGTCGCTGGGCCTGTCCCTGTAG
- a CDS encoding ExbD/TolR family protein, which yields MAFDLGGGKKRGPSPSMNVTPLVDVVLVLLIIFMVVTPLLTKQMWMTVPAKSDKPEEQPPPPPDALPPVVLTVDRAGVLRINRDEVPRDQVVARLQRMLNARPDKIVFFDAGDDVPYGAAMEVLDLARGGNLTVGVLPDKLAD from the coding sequence AGCGCGGACCGAGTCCGTCGATGAACGTCACGCCCTTGGTGGACGTGGTGCTCGTCCTGCTCATCATCTTCATGGTCGTCACCCCGCTGCTCACCAAGCAGATGTGGATGACGGTGCCCGCGAAGAGCGACAAGCCGGAGGAGCAGCCTCCCCCTCCGCCCGATGCACTGCCGCCGGTGGTGCTGACGGTGGACCGGGCGGGCGTGCTGCGCATCAACCGGGATGAGGTTCCGCGAGACCAGGTCGTCGCGCGGCTCCAGCGCATGCTCAACGCGCGCCCGGACAAGATTGTGTTCTTCGACGCGGGCGACGACGTGCCCTACGGCGCCGCCATGGAAGTGCTGGACCTCGCCCGGGGAGGAAACCTCACCGTGGGCGTGCTGCCGGACAAGCTCGCGGACTGA